In a single window of the Atlantibacter hermannii genome:
- the mukE gene encoding condesin subunit E, translating to MSLTSIEKVMPVKLAQALANPLFPALDSQLRSGRHIGLDELDNHAYLMDFQPELEEFYARYNVELIRAPEGFFYLRPRSTTLIPRSVLSELDMMVGKVLCYLYLSPERLANEGIFTQQELYDELLTLADESKLLKLVNNRSTGSDLDKQKLQEKVRSSLNRLRRLGMVWFMGHDSSKFRITESVFRFGADVRAGDDPREAQLRMIRDGEAMPVENTLQLNDETEDAQPDNAEEDND from the coding sequence ATGTCATTGACAAGTATTGAAAAAGTGATGCCGGTTAAACTGGCTCAGGCGTTGGCGAACCCGCTTTTCCCGGCGTTAGACAGCCAACTGCGTTCAGGACGCCATATTGGGCTGGATGAGCTCGACAACCATGCCTATTTAATGGATTTTCAGCCCGAGCTGGAAGAGTTTTATGCCCGCTACAACGTAGAGTTGATCCGCGCTCCTGAAGGGTTCTTCTATTTACGCCCACGGTCCACCACGCTCATTCCGCGCTCGGTGCTGTCGGAACTCGACATGATGGTTGGGAAAGTCCTTTGTTACCTTTACCTCAGCCCGGAGCGGCTGGCGAACGAGGGCATTTTTACCCAGCAGGAGCTGTATGACGAACTGTTAACTCTGGCGGATGAAAGCAAACTGCTTAAGCTCGTTAACAACCGCTCTACCGGCTCCGATCTGGATAAACAAAAGCTTCAGGAAAAGGTGCGCTCCTCCTTAAACCGCCTGCGCCGTCTGGGGATGGTGTGGTTTATGGGACATGACAGCAGTAAATTCCGCATCACCGAATCGGTGTTTCGTTTTGGCGCTGACGTGCGCGCCGGCGACGACCCGCGCGAAGCGCAACTGCGCATGATCCGCGACGGGGAAGCGATGCCGGTCGAAAACACCCTGCAACTCAATGATGAGACTGAAGACGCGCAACCGGATAATGCGGAGGAAGATAATGATTGA
- the mukB_1 gene encoding chromosome partition protein: MIERGKFRSLTLVNWNGFFARTFDLDELVTTLSGGNGAGKSTTMAAFVTALIPDLTLLHFRNTTEAGATSGSRDKGLHGKLKAGVCYSVLDVVNSRHQRVVVGVRLQQVAGRDRKVDIKPFAIQGLPTAIQPTQLLTETLNERQARVLTLQELKEKVEQIEGVQFKPFNSITDYHSLMFDLGIVARRLRSASDRSKYYRLIEASLYGGISSAITRSLRDYLLPENSGVRKAFQDMEAALRENRLTLEAIRVTQSDRDLFKHLISEATDYVAADYMRHANERRIHLDKAIEYRRDLFTSRQQLAAEQYKHVDMARELAEHAGAEGDLEADYQAASDHLNLVQTALRQQEKIERYDADLEELQVRLEEQNEVVAEAAEQQEENEARAEAAELEVDELKSQLADYQQALDVQQTRAIQYQQALTALERARELCHLPDLTADSAQEWLETFQAKEEEATSRLLNLEQKMSVAQAAHSQFEQAFQLVCAINGPVARDEAWDVARDLLRDASTQRHLAAQVTPLRARLNELEQRLREQQDAERLLSDFCKRQGKRYSPEQLEALHQELEERIAALSDNVSQASEQRMALRQELEQLQSRIKTLTQRAPVWLAAQNSLNQITEQCGENFESSQQVTEYLQQLLEREREAVVERDEVGARKRAVDDEIERLSQPGGAEDARLNTLAERFGGVLLSEIYDDVSLEDAPYFSALYGPSRHAIVVPDLSLVREQLDGLEDTPEDLYLIEGDPQSFDDSVFSTEELEKAVVVKIADRQWRYSRFPSLPLFGRAARENRIESLHQERETLSERFATLSFDVQKTQRLHQAFSRFIGNHLAVAFEDDPEAEIRELNTRRNELERALSTHESDNQQQRAQFEQAKEGVAQLNRLLPRLALLEDETLSDRVDEIRERLDEAQEAAHFINQFGNQLAKLEPLVSVLQSDPEQYDQLKDDYAYAQQQQRDARQQAFALSEVVSRRAHFGYSDSAGMLSGNNDLNEQLRKRLEQAEIERTRAP, encoded by the coding sequence ATGATTGAACGCGGTAAATTTCGCTCGCTAACGCTGGTTAACTGGAACGGTTTCTTTGCCAGAACCTTCGATCTGGATGAACTGGTCACCACGCTGTCCGGCGGCAACGGTGCGGGTAAATCCACCACCATGGCCGCCTTTGTCACGGCGTTGATCCCCGACTTAACGCTACTGCATTTCCGTAATACCACCGAAGCGGGAGCCACCAGCGGTTCCCGTGATAAAGGCCTGCACGGAAAACTAAAAGCGGGCGTCTGTTATTCGGTTCTGGACGTGGTGAACTCCCGTCACCAACGGGTTGTGGTTGGGGTTCGCCTGCAGCAGGTGGCGGGCCGCGATCGTAAAGTGGATATTAAACCTTTCGCCATCCAGGGTCTGCCGACAGCGATCCAGCCGACGCAATTGCTCACCGAAACGCTGAATGAGCGTCAGGCGAGAGTGCTGACACTTCAGGAGCTGAAGGAGAAGGTCGAGCAAATCGAAGGCGTTCAGTTCAAGCCGTTCAATTCCATCACCGATTATCACTCCCTGATGTTTGATCTGGGCATTGTGGCGCGTCGTTTACGCTCCGCCTCCGATCGCAGTAAATATTATCGCCTGATTGAAGCCTCGCTGTACGGGGGTATTTCCAGCGCCATTACCCGTTCCCTGCGTGACTATCTGCTGCCGGAAAACAGCGGCGTGCGTAAGGCGTTTCAGGATATGGAAGCGGCCCTGCGCGAAAACCGCCTGACGCTGGAAGCCATTCGCGTTACCCAGTCAGACCGCGATCTGTTTAAGCATTTAATCTCTGAAGCCACAGACTACGTGGCGGCAGACTATATGCGCCATGCCAACGAGCGCCGTATTCATCTCGATAAAGCGATTGAATACCGTCGCGATCTCTTTACCAGCCGTCAGCAACTGGCTGCCGAGCAGTATAAGCATGTCGATATGGCGCGCGAACTGGCCGAACATGCGGGTGCGGAAGGCGATCTGGAAGCCGATTATCAGGCGGCCAGCGACCATCTTAATCTGGTGCAAACGGCGCTGCGTCAGCAGGAAAAAATCGAGCGCTACGACGCAGACCTGGAAGAGTTGCAGGTTCGGCTGGAAGAGCAAAATGAAGTTGTCGCTGAAGCCGCCGAACAGCAGGAAGAGAATGAAGCGCGGGCGGAAGCCGCTGAGCTGGAAGTGGACGAACTGAAAAGCCAGCTGGCGGACTATCAGCAGGCGCTGGATGTTCAGCAAACCCGCGCAATCCAGTATCAGCAGGCGCTTACCGCCCTTGAGCGTGCCCGTGAACTGTGCCATCTGCCGGACCTGACCGCGGATTCCGCACAGGAATGGCTGGAAACATTCCAGGCCAAAGAGGAAGAGGCCACGAGCCGCTTGCTTAATCTGGAGCAAAAAATGAGTGTCGCTCAGGCGGCACACAGCCAGTTTGAACAGGCATTCCAGCTGGTTTGCGCCATCAATGGCCCGGTTGCCCGTGATGAAGCCTGGGACGTGGCGCGTGACCTGTTGCGCGATGCCTCTACCCAGCGGCATCTCGCGGCGCAGGTCACGCCGCTGCGTGCGCGCCTGAACGAGCTGGAGCAACGTCTGCGCGAGCAGCAGGACGCCGAGCGGCTCCTTTCTGATTTCTGCAAACGCCAGGGCAAGCGCTACTCGCCTGAACAGCTTGAAGCGCTGCATCAGGAGCTTGAGGAGCGTATCGCCGCGTTATCCGACAACGTATCGCAGGCCAGCGAACAGCGCATGGCGTTGCGCCAGGAACTGGAACAGCTGCAAAGCCGTATCAAAACGCTGACGCAACGCGCGCCCGTCTGGCTGGCGGCACAAAACAGCCTTAACCAGATCACTGAACAGTGCGGTGAGAATTTCGAATCCAGCCAGCAGGTCACTGAATATTTGCAACAGCTGCTGGAGCGCGAGCGTGAAGCGGTTGTTGAACGTGACGAAGTAGGTGCCCGCAAACGCGCTGTAGATGATGAAATCGAACGTCTCAGCCAGCCGGGCGGTGCGGAAGATGCGCGCCTGAACACCCTGGCCGAACGTTTCGGCGGCGTCTTGTTGTCAGAGATCTACGACGACGTAAGCCTTGAAGATGCGCCTTACTTTTCGGCGTTGTATGGCCCTTCGCGCCATGCGATTGTGGTCCCGGATTTGTCCCTGGTGCGTGAGCAACTCGACGGACTGGAAGATACCCCGGAAGATCTGTATTTGATCGAAGGGGATCCGCAGTCATTCGACGACAGCGTATTCAGCACCGAAGAACTGGAAAAAGCGGTGGTGGTTAAAATCGCCGATCGCCAGTGGCGTTATTCACGCTTCCCGTCGCTGCCGCTGTTTGGCCGTGCGGCGCGTGAAAATCGCATTGAAAGCCTGCATCAGGAGCGTGAAACCCTGTCTGAACGTTTCGCGACACTGTCGTTTGATGTTCAGAAGACCCAGCGCTTGCATCAGGCATTCAGCCGCTTTATCGGCAACCATCTGGCGGTGGCCTTTGAAGACGATCCGGAAGCCGAAATCCGCGAACTCAACACGCGCCGCAATGAGCTTGAGCGGGCGTTGAGCACCCACGAGAGCGATAATCAGCAACAGCGTGCGCAGTTTGAGCAGGCGAAAGAAGGCGTGGCTCAGCTGAACCGCCTGCTTCCGCGCCTTGCATTGCTGGAGGATGAAACGCTGTCCGATCGCGTCGATGAGATCCGCGAACGGCTGGATGAAGCCCAGGAAGCGGCGCATTTTATCAACCAGTTTGGCAATCAACTGGCGAAGCTGGAGCCGCTGGTGTCGGTACTGCAGAGCGATCCTGAGCAGTACGATCAGTTAAAAGATGATTACGCGTATGCCCAACAGCAGCAACGCGATGCGCGTCAGCAGGCGTTTGCTTTGTCGGAAGTCGTATCGCGTCGGGCGCATTTTGGATATTCAGACTCTGCCGGCATGCTGAGCGGCAATAACGATCTGAATGAGCAACTGCGTAAGCGTCTGGAACAGGCTGAAATTGAGCGTACCCGGGCCCCGTGA
- the mukB_2 gene encoding chromosome partition protein → MSNCVSVWNRLKLSVPGPREALRTHAAQVSQYHQVLASLKSSFDTKKELLNDLNKELKDIGVRADAGAEERARARRDELHTQLSNNRTRRSQLEKQLTFCEAEMDNLTRKLRKLERDYHEMREQVVSAKAGWCAVMRLVKDNGVERRLHRRELAYLSGDELRSMSDKALGALRLAVADNEHLRDVLRGSEDPKRPERKIQFFVAVYQHLRERIRQDIIRTDDPVEAIEQMEIELGRLTEELTSREQKLAISSRSVANIIRKTIQREQNRIRMLNQGLQSVSFGQVNSVRLNVNVRESHATLLDVLSEQHEQHQDLFNSNRLTFSEALAKLYQRLNPQVDMGQRTPQTIGEELLDYRNYLEMEVEVNRGSDGWLRAESGALSTGEAIGTGMSILVMVVQSWEDEARRLRGKDISPCRLLFLDEAARLDARSIATLFELCDRLEMQLIIAAPENISPEKGTTYKLVRKVVNNHEHVHVVGLRGFAAPQTEALAGTADAS, encoded by the coding sequence ATGAGCAACTGCGTAAGCGTCTGGAACAGGCTGAAATTGAGCGTACCCGGGCCCCGTGAGGCGCTGCGTACCCATGCGGCGCAGGTGAGTCAGTATCACCAGGTGCTGGCGTCGCTGAAAAGCTCTTTCGATACCAAGAAAGAGTTGCTTAACGATTTGAATAAAGAGCTGAAAGACATTGGCGTACGCGCCGACGCCGGCGCGGAAGAGCGTGCCCGGGCCCGTCGCGATGAACTCCATACGCAGCTCAGCAATAACCGTACTCGTCGCAGCCAGCTTGAGAAACAACTGACCTTCTGCGAAGCGGAAATGGACAACCTGACCCGTAAACTGCGCAAGCTCGAGCGTGATTATCACGAGATGCGTGAGCAGGTGGTCAGCGCCAAAGCGGGCTGGTGCGCGGTTATGCGCCTGGTCAAAGACAATGGCGTAGAACGCCGTCTACATCGCCGCGAACTGGCCTATCTGTCTGGTGATGAGCTGCGCTCTATGTCGGATAAGGCACTGGGAGCGCTGCGCCTGGCGGTGGCGGATAATGAGCACTTGCGCGATGTACTGCGTGGTTCAGAAGATCCGAAACGTCCGGAGCGTAAGATCCAGTTCTTCGTGGCGGTGTATCAGCATCTTCGCGAACGTATCCGTCAGGATATTATTCGTACCGATGATCCGGTAGAAGCCATTGAGCAAATGGAAATTGAGCTGGGACGGTTGACCGAAGAGCTCACCTCCCGCGAGCAGAAACTGGCGATCAGCTCACGCAGCGTGGCGAATATTATTCGCAAAACCATCCAGCGCGAGCAGAACCGTATTCGTATGCTGAACCAGGGTTTGCAGAGCGTTTCGTTTGGCCAGGTCAACAGCGTACGGCTCAATGTCAATGTGCGTGAAAGTCATGCCACCTTGCTGGATGTGCTCTCCGAGCAACATGAACAGCATCAGGATTTGTTCAACAGCAATCGTCTGACCTTCTCCGAAGCGTTGGCGAAACTTTACCAACGGCTGAATCCGCAGGTGGATATGGGCCAGCGTACGCCGCAAACCATTGGGGAAGAGTTGCTGGATTACCGTAACTATCTGGAAATGGAAGTCGAAGTTAACCGTGGCTCCGACGGCTGGCTTCGCGCCGAAAGTGGCGCGTTGTCCACCGGTGAAGCGATCGGTACCGGTATGTCTATTCTGGTTATGGTGGTTCAGAGCTGGGAAGACGAAGCGCGTCGTTTGCGTGGTAAAGACATTTCGCCTTGTCGCCTGCTGTTCCTCGACGAAGCGGCGCGTCTGGATGCCCGTTCCATCGCCACACTCTTCGAGCTGTGCGATCGTCTGGAGATGCAGTTAATCATCGCCGCGCCGGAAAATATAAGTCCGGAAAAAGGCACGACCTACAAGCTGGTGCGTAAAGTGGTTAACAATCACGAGCACGTGCATGTGGTGGGCTTGCGTGGTTTTGCAGCACCGCAAACTGAAGCGCTGGCAGGTACCGCCGACGCGTCATAA
- the ycbB gene encoding putative peptidoglycan binding domain-containing protein, translating to MLLIKAQRYRWSAVNLCLALCLAPLANVSAQEPELVPVDDSAAAIAQPGTPLLPQPQSPATALMAGIASPTDGEQLAQTRATLQSSLPGGYTPVYMDALTALYTARESKPMWDNREAVQAFQQQLAEVAIAGFQPQFTTWVELLTNPDVTGMARDVVLSDAMMGYLYYLSGIPLKGNRWLYSDKPYKAEIAPLSVVNQWQLALDNGSLIAFVQSLAPQHPQYQAMHQYLLNLVADARPWPQLTSQATLRPGQWSNDVAALREILARTGMLDDAPKIVLPGDPASSKNAVVSPSAAMTDEMTDSGKPTPIAKAGQKKPVTAVRAVYDKTLVEAVKRFQASQGLNADGVIGQTTRDWLNVSAEQRAAVVALNIQRLRLLPQKLTTGIMVNIPAFSLVYYQNGNQVLNSRVIVGRPDRKTPLMSSALNNVVVNPPWNVPPTLARKDILPKVWNDPGYLERHNYTVLRGWSGKAEVIDPWMVDWATITASNLPFRFQQAPGAHNSLGRYKFNMPSSDAIYLHDTPNHNLFQKDARALSSGCVRVNKASELANMLLQDAGWNDSRISDALKEGNTRYVNIPQTIPVNLYYLTAFVDADGKPQFRSDIYNYDSPARSGAQILPKAEQLIR from the coding sequence ATGTTGCTTATAAAAGCTCAACGTTATCGGTGGTCTGCTGTTAATTTATGTCTGGCCCTTTGTTTAGCCCCGCTGGCGAATGTCTCAGCGCAGGAGCCGGAGCTGGTGCCTGTCGACGATTCCGCCGCTGCTATCGCGCAACCTGGTACCCCGCTGCTGCCGCAGCCGCAGTCACCCGCAACCGCGCTCATGGCGGGCATTGCTTCCCCCACCGATGGCGAGCAACTCGCTCAAACGCGCGCCACGCTGCAATCCTCACTGCCTGGCGGCTATACCCCGGTTTATATGGATGCATTAACCGCGTTGTATACCGCGCGGGAAAGCAAACCGATGTGGGATAACCGCGAAGCGGTGCAGGCCTTCCAGCAACAGCTGGCAGAAGTCGCCATCGCCGGTTTTCAGCCGCAATTCACCACCTGGGTGGAACTCCTCACTAACCCGGATGTTACCGGCATGGCGCGGGATGTAGTCCTGTCTGATGCCATGATGGGATACCTTTACTACCTTTCCGGCATTCCGTTGAAAGGGAATCGCTGGCTTTACAGCGATAAGCCGTATAAAGCCGAAATAGCGCCGCTCTCAGTGGTAAACCAGTGGCAGCTGGCGCTGGATAATGGCTCGCTGATTGCGTTCGTCCAGAGCCTCGCACCGCAACATCCGCAATACCAGGCGATGCATCAGTATTTACTCAATCTGGTGGCGGATGCCCGGCCATGGCCGCAGTTGACCTCGCAGGCAACGTTGCGCCCAGGGCAGTGGAGTAACGATGTCGCGGCGCTAAGGGAAATTCTTGCGCGTACCGGCATGCTGGATGATGCGCCGAAAATTGTACTGCCGGGCGATCCAGCCTCGTCTAAAAATGCGGTGGTGAGTCCTTCCGCAGCCATGACTGACGAGATGACCGATTCCGGTAAGCCCACGCCGATAGCGAAGGCGGGACAGAAAAAACCGGTGACAGCGGTGCGTGCGGTATATGACAAGACGCTGGTGGAAGCCGTGAAACGCTTCCAGGCTTCTCAGGGGCTTAATGCGGATGGCGTAATAGGGCAAACCACCCGCGACTGGCTTAACGTCTCTGCGGAGCAACGCGCTGCGGTTGTCGCGTTAAACATCCAACGCCTGCGCCTGCTGCCTCAGAAACTGACTACCGGCATTATGGTTAACATTCCGGCGTTCTCGCTGGTCTATTACCAGAACGGTAATCAGGTACTGAATTCCCGCGTCATCGTTGGGCGGCCCGATCGTAAAACGCCACTGATGAGCAGCGCACTGAATAATGTGGTGGTTAACCCGCCGTGGAATGTGCCGCCGACCCTGGCACGTAAGGACATTCTGCCAAAAGTGTGGAATGACCCAGGCTATCTGGAGCGTCATAACTATACGGTGCTGCGTGGCTGGAGCGGCAAAGCGGAAGTGATTGACCCATGGATGGTAGACTGGGCAACGATTACCGCATCGAATTTGCCTTTCCGTTTTCAGCAGGCGCCGGGCGCCCATAACTCGCTGGGGCGTTACAAATTCAACATGCCGAGTTCAGATGCCATTTATCTGCATGACACGCCGAACCACAATCTGTTCCAGAAGGATGCCCGCGCCCTCAGCTCTGGCTGTGTGCGCGTGAATAAGGCGTCGGAACTGGCGAATATGCTGTTGCAGGATGCGGGGTGGAACGACAGCCGCATTTCTGATGCGCTGAAAGAAGGGAATACCCGCTATGTAAATATCCCGCAAACCATTCCGGTTAATCTTTATTATCTGACCGCTTTTGTGGACGCGGATGGAAAACCGCAATTTAGATCGGATATTTACAATTACGATTCACCGGCCCGTTCGGGGGCTCAAATCTTACCCAAAGCGGAGCAACTCATCCGATAA
- a CDS encoding exported protein YcbK — protein MDKFDANRRKLLALGGVTLGAAILPVPAFATLSTPRPRILTLNNLNTGESIKAEFFDGKGYIQDELAKLNHFFRDYRANKIKSIDPKLFDQLFRLQVLLGTRKPVQLISGYRSLDTNNELRAKSRGVAKQSYHTKGQAMDFHIEGIALSNIRKAALSMRAGGVGYYPRSNFVHIDTGPLRHW, from the coding sequence ATGGATAAATTTGACGCTAATCGCCGCAAACTGCTGGCGCTTGGTGGTGTGACGCTCGGCGCCGCCATCTTGCCTGTACCCGCATTTGCAACGCTTTCCACGCCTCGTCCACGTATTCTTACGCTGAACAACCTCAATACCGGTGAAAGTATCAAAGCGGAGTTCTTTGATGGTAAAGGCTATATTCAGGATGAATTAGCAAAATTAAACCATTTCTTCCGGGACTATCGCGCTAATAAAATCAAATCTATCGATCCGAAGTTGTTCGATCAGCTATTCCGGCTGCAGGTTTTATTAGGCACCCGTAAACCCGTGCAGCTCATCTCTGGCTATCGTTCGCTGGATACCAATAATGAGCTTCGCGCCAAAAGCCGCGGTGTAGCCAAACAGAGCTATCACACCAAAGGCCAGGCCATGGATTTCCATATCGAAGGTATTGCTCTGAGCAATATTCGCAAAGCCGCATTGTCTATGCGGGCAGGTGGTGTAGGATACTACCCGCGAAGTAACTTTGTGCATATTGATACCGGTCCACTCAGGCACTGGTAG
- the ycbL gene encoding metal-binding hydrolase produces MNYQIIPVTAFSQNCSLIWCEETRLAALVDPGGDAQRIKQAVDEQGVTIQSILLTHGHLDHVGAAAELAAHYGVPIIGPEKEDEFWLQGLPAQSQMFGLEECKALTPDRWLNEGDSVTVGKIALQVLHCPGHTPGHIVFFDDRARLLISGDVIFKGGVGRSDFPRGDHAALIDSIKRKLLPLGDDVTFIPGHGPLSTLGHERLHNPFLQDEMPVW; encoded by the coding sequence ATGAATTACCAAATTATTCCGGTCACGGCGTTCTCACAGAACTGCTCATTAATCTGGTGTGAAGAAACGCGCCTGGCGGCGCTGGTCGACCCGGGCGGAGACGCGCAGCGCATTAAACAGGCTGTGGATGAGCAGGGCGTTACGATCCAGTCAATCCTGTTGACCCATGGACATCTGGACCATGTCGGCGCGGCGGCGGAGCTTGCCGCGCATTATGGCGTGCCGATCATCGGCCCCGAAAAAGAAGATGAATTCTGGCTGCAAGGGTTACCGGCGCAAAGCCAGATGTTTGGTCTGGAAGAGTGTAAAGCGTTAACGCCCGATCGCTGGTTAAACGAAGGCGATAGCGTGACGGTTGGCAAAATCGCGCTTCAGGTGCTGCATTGCCCCGGCCATACGCCAGGCCATATCGTATTCTTTGACGATCGGGCACGGCTGCTGATTTCCGGCGACGTCATTTTCAAAGGCGGTGTTGGCCGTAGCGATTTCCCGCGTGGAGATCATGCCGCGTTGATTGATTCCATTAAACGCAAGCTGTTGCCGTTAGGTGATGACGTGACGTTTATTCCCGGTCATGGCCCGTTGTCTACGCTCGGTCATGAGCGGCTGCATAATCCTTTCCTGCAGGATGAGATGCCAGTCTGGTAA
- the aspC_2 gene encoding aspartate aminotransferase gives MFENITAAPADPILGLADLFRADERPTKINLGIGVYKDETGKTPVLTSVKKAEQYLLENETTKNYLGIDGIPEFGRCTQELLFGKGNALIADKRARTAQTPGGTGALRVAADFLAKNTDVKRVWVSNPSWPNHKSVFNSAGLEVCEYAYYDAQNHTLDFDGLLNSLAQAQAGDVVLFHGCCHNPTGIDPTLEQWQQLAQLSLDKGWLPLFDFAYQGFARGLQEDAEGLRAFAALHKELIVASSYSKNFGLYNERVGACTLVASDADTVDRAFSQMKSCIRANYSNPPAHGASVVATILSNEALRTIWEQELTDMRQRIQRMRLLFVNTLQEKGANRDFSFIIQQNGMFSFSGLTKEQVLRLREEFGVYAVASGRVNVAGMTPDNMAPLCEAIVAVL, from the coding sequence ATGTTTGAGAACATTACTGCCGCCCCTGCCGATCCGATCCTTGGTCTGGCGGACCTGTTTCGCGCCGATGAACGTCCGACTAAAATCAATCTGGGTATTGGTGTATATAAAGATGAAACCGGTAAAACGCCGGTTCTGACCAGCGTGAAAAAAGCCGAACAATATTTGCTGGAAAACGAAACCACCAAAAATTACCTGGGCATTGATGGTATTCCTGAATTTGGTCGTTGTACTCAGGAACTGTTATTCGGCAAAGGCAATGCGCTTATCGCCGACAAACGCGCCCGCACTGCCCAAACCCCTGGCGGCACCGGCGCACTGCGTGTGGCAGCGGATTTTCTCGCTAAAAATACCGATGTAAAACGCGTCTGGGTGAGCAATCCAAGCTGGCCTAACCATAAGAGCGTATTCAATTCTGCGGGTCTGGAAGTGTGTGAATATGCCTATTACGACGCACAGAACCATACGCTGGACTTTGACGGCCTGTTGAACAGCCTGGCGCAAGCGCAAGCGGGCGATGTCGTTCTGTTCCACGGCTGCTGCCATAACCCAACCGGCATTGATCCGACGCTGGAACAATGGCAACAGCTGGCGCAGCTGTCGCTGGATAAAGGCTGGTTGCCGCTGTTTGACTTCGCCTACCAGGGCTTCGCCCGTGGTCTGCAAGAAGATGCAGAAGGCCTGCGCGCATTTGCCGCGTTGCATAAAGAGCTGATTGTTGCCAGCTCCTATTCCAAAAACTTCGGCCTTTATAATGAGCGCGTGGGTGCCTGTACGCTGGTCGCCAGCGACGCCGATACCGTCGATCGCGCGTTCAGTCAGATGAAATCCTGTATCCGCGCTAACTACTCCAACCCACCGGCGCATGGCGCCTCCGTGGTCGCGACCATTCTGAGTAACGAAGCACTGCGCACCATCTGGGAACAGGAACTGACCGATATGCGTCAGCGCATTCAGCGTATGCGTTTGCTGTTTGTGAACACCCTGCAGGAAAAAGGCGCGAACCGTGATTTCAGCTTTATTATTCAGCAAAACGGCATGTTCTCGTTCAGCGGCCTGACCAAAGAACAGGTTCTGCGTTTGCGTGAAGAGTTCGGCGTTTACGCCGTCGCTTCCGGGCGCGTTAACGTGGCGGGCATGACGCCTGACAATATGGCGCCGCTGTGCGAAGCCATCGTCGCCGTACTGTAA
- the ompF gene encoding outer membrane protein F, with protein sequence MMKRNILAVVIPALLVAGAANAAEIYNKNSNKLDLYGKVVGEHGFVTSGDNTNNNDSSYAQIGFKGETQVTDQVTGYGQWEYRAKASKEEGNQDNVTRLAFAGVKIADAGSLDYGRNYGIVYDVESYTDVSPSFSGETWAGNTDNYMNNRSTGLLTYRNSDFFGLVDGLNFGVQYQGKNDRTNLKAANGDGVGYSLGYNFAEGFSVIGAYSNSNRTINPTGGQKADGRGDRAEAWSAGAKYDANNVYLAAIYAETRNQTATGQSFYDIANKTQNVEVVAQYQFDFGLRPSVSYVQTKGKDLVAADGSYYNRDLAKYVTVGTYYYFNKNFNVYGDYRINLLDKEDASTALVGVDDQVTLGVTYQF encoded by the coding sequence ATGATGAAGCGCAATATTCTGGCAGTGGTTATCCCTGCTCTGCTGGTAGCTGGTGCAGCTAACGCTGCCGAAATCTATAACAAAAACAGCAACAAACTGGACCTGTACGGTAAAGTAGTTGGTGAGCACGGTTTCGTAACCTCTGGCGACAACACCAACAATAACGACTCTTCTTACGCTCAGATCGGTTTCAAAGGCGAAACTCAGGTTACTGATCAAGTGACCGGTTACGGCCAGTGGGAATACCGTGCTAAAGCCAGCAAAGAAGAAGGCAACCAGGACAACGTAACTCGTCTGGCTTTCGCAGGTGTTAAAATTGCTGACGCGGGCTCCCTGGACTACGGTCGTAACTACGGTATCGTTTACGATGTAGAATCCTACACCGACGTTTCTCCGTCCTTCTCTGGCGAAACCTGGGCGGGCAACACTGACAACTACATGAACAACCGTTCAACTGGCCTGCTGACCTACCGTAACAGCGATTTCTTCGGTCTGGTTGATGGTCTGAACTTCGGTGTTCAGTATCAGGGTAAAAACGACCGTACTAACCTGAAAGCAGCTAACGGCGACGGCGTAGGTTACTCTCTGGGTTACAACTTTGCTGAAGGTTTCAGCGTAATCGGTGCGTACAGCAACTCTAACCGTACCATCAACCCGACTGGCGGTCAGAAAGCTGATGGCCGTGGTGACCGCGCTGAAGCATGGTCTGCTGGTGCTAAATACGACGCCAACAACGTTTACCTGGCGGCTATCTACGCAGAAACCCGTAACCAGACTGCAACTGGCCAGTCTTTCTACGACATCGCTAACAAAACTCAGAACGTTGAAGTTGTAGCACAGTACCAGTTCGACTTCGGTCTGCGTCCGTCCGTATCTTACGTACAGACCAAAGGTAAAGACCTGGTTGCTGCTGACGGTTCTTACTACAACCGCGACCTGGCTAAATACGTGACTGTAGGTACTTACTACTACTTCAACAAAAACTTCAACGTTTACGGTGACTACCGTATCAACCTGCTGGACAAAGAAGACGCGTCCACTGCACTGGTTGGCGTTGATGACCAGGTTACCCTGGGCGTAACTTACCAGTTCTAA